The following coding sequences lie in one Haemorhous mexicanus isolate bHaeMex1 chromosome 10, bHaeMex1.pri, whole genome shotgun sequence genomic window:
- the ADIPOQ gene encoding adiponectin: protein MRGLAGFLLCSLLLLAPHSTGVAAQDTPQPDPKMPCANWMGGAPGYPGHNGSPGRDGKDGRDGLKGDKGDEGPAGPKGEPGPVGSRGFPGPPGSPGIPGIPGQKGKDAFVQRSAFSVGLTERGPAPNVPIRFSKIFYNEQGHYDPSTGKFLCNVPGTYFFSYHLTVYLSDVKVSLYRKDKAVIFTYDQFQSDNVDQASGSVLLHLSSGDEVWLQVYGNGDKNGVYADNLNDSTFMGFLLYPDPDTY, encoded by the exons ATGAGGGGCCTGGCAGGCTTCCTGCTGTGCTcgttgctgctgctggccccccACTCCACAGGGGTGGCTGCCCAGGACACCCCCCAGCCTGACCCCAAAATGCCATGTGCCAACTGGATGGGAGGAGCACCTGGCTACCCTGGCCACAATGGTTCCCCTGGACGGGATGGGAAAGATGGAAGAGATGGACTCAAAGGAGATAAAGGAGATGAAG GTCCGGCAGGTCCCAAAGGTGAACCGGGCCCAGTAGGAAGCCGAGGCTTTCCCGGACCCCCCGGatctcctggaattcctggaatcCCAGGGCAGAAGGGCAAAGATGCTTTTGTGCAGCGCTCTGCCTTCAGCGTGGGGCTGACGGAGCGAGGCCCTGCCCCCAACGTCCCCATCCGCTTCAGCAAGATCTTCTACAACGAGCAGGGCCACTACGACCCCAGCACGGGCAAGTTCCTCTGCAACGTGCCCGGCACCTACTTCTTCTCCTACCACCTCACGGTGTACCTGTCAGATGTCAAGGTCAGCCTCTACAGGAAGGACAAGGCTGTCATCTTCACCTATGACCAGTTCCAGAGCGACAACGTGGACCAAGCCAGCGGCTCCGTCCTGCTGCACCTCAGCTCCGGGGACGAGGTCTGGCTTCAGGTGTACGGGAACGGGGACAAGAATGGCGTCTATGCTGACAACCTCAATGATTCCACCTTCATGGGCTTCCTCCTGTACCCTGACCCAGATACCTACTGA
- the COPS9 gene encoding COP9 signalosome complex subunit 9: MKPAVDEMFPEGAGPYVDLDEAGGSTGLLMDLAANEKAVHADFFNDFEDLFDDDDIQ, from the exons ATGAAGCCGGCGGTGGACGAGATGTTCCCTGAGGGCGCCGGCCCGTACGTGGACCTGGATGAG GCAGGGGGAAGCACGGGGCTGCTGATGGACCTGGCCGCCAACGAGAAAGCGGTGCACGCCGACTTCTTCAACG ATTTTGAAGATCTCTTTGATGACGATGACATCCAGTGA
- the OTOS gene encoding otospiralin: protein MTFTGFFFFCMLMNMLTDARSIQDGDDLYGEAAALPYWPFSSNDFWAYVEYFRTLGAYNRINDMARAFFAQFPFGTHLGYHVRDHER, encoded by the exons ATGACATTTACtggcttctttttcttctgtatgcTGATGAACATGCTAACAG ATGCCCGATCCATCCAGGATGGAGATG aTCTCTACGGGGAAGCTGCAGCCTTGCCTTACTGGCCCTTCTCATCCAATGATTTCTGGGCCTATGTGGAATATTTCCGGACCTTGGGAGCCTACAACAGGATCAATGACATGGCCAGAGCCTTCTTTGCCCAGTTCCCTTTTGGGACCCACCTTGGCTACCACGTGCGCGACCATGAGCGCTGA